The genomic DNA TGTGAATGCGGGTGCAAATATAACACCTTTTTTTTAATTGCAAAGAAAAATTTCAATTTTTTATAAGTATTTCAATAAGTGCTAAAAAATATGGTAGTTCGCTAATAAAAAAATATCTTTGCAAAAATTTTTTTAATACTAAATGAATTCTGTTTCAGCTATCGATACTAAAATAAGCATAAAGGCATTGTTTTCCGATTTTAAACAACTTACGAAAGTTGGTTTATCGGCAAGCGTTGTGTTTACTTCAATAACAGGATATTTGTTAGGGGTAAACCAAATTAGTATCACAACGATACTCCTATTAGGAGTAGGGGGGTACTTAATGGTAGGGGCATCTAATGCCTTTAACCAAGTTATAGAAAAAGATACAGATGCCTTGATGCAACGTACTAAGAATAGGCCTATTCCAAGCGGCAGGATGAAAATAAATACAGCGTTAACGATTGCGGTATTATTTACCATTATCGGTATTACAATACTCTATACAATTAATGCGAAATGTGCTTTATTTGGAGCAATCTCTATCTTTCTATATACGAGCGCCTATACTCCTTTAAAAGGAATTACTCCTTTAGCGGTATTTGTGGGGGCAATTCCTGGGGCAATTCCATTTATGCTAGGTTGGGTTGCTGCTACAAATCAATTTGGTGTTGAAGCAGGTTTCTTATTTATGATTCAGTTTTTTTGGCAATTCCCGCATTTTTGGTCTATAGGTTGGTTACAATATGAAGAATATCATAAAGCAGGTTTGCATATGTTACCCATGGATAAAAAAGATAAAGGAGCAGTTACTCAGATTATTTTTTACACCTTGGTGATGATGTTGATTTCTATCGCGCCAGTGTTAAGAGTAACAGGTGTTTTCTATATTTATCCTATAACTGCAGTTGTTATCTTGTTATTAGGAACTCTAATGTTGTACTATGGGATAAAGCTATACAAGTCAGAATCAAATACAGATGCACGAAAATTAATGTTGGCAAGTGTTTTTTACATTACAATAGTGCCAATAATATATGTAGTAGATAAATTTTTACATTAATAATGAACGATCAAAGTTTACAGGCTGAATTAAAAGCAGCAAGGCGAAAATCAGCGAAACCAATGTTATGGATTTCTATGATTAGTATGGTCATGTTTTTTGCAGGGCTAACAAGTGCATATGTAATAAGTATGAATAGGGAAGACTGGGTGAGTTTTGATTTGCCTCAGGCTTTTTATATAAGTACTGTTTTAATTATCTTAAGCAGTGGAACACTGTTGGTATCACAGTTCTCTTTGAAAAAAGAAAAGATTAAAAACTCTTTAGTGTTTTTAACATTGACATTGGTGTTAGGAATAGGGTTTATATGGTATCAATATGTAGGATTTAATGAGCTAAAAGAAGCAGGACTTTATTTTACCGGACCAGAAAGTACGGTGTCAACATCTTTTATTATAGGTATTACATTTATGCATATATTGCATTTAATAGCGGGGGTAATCGTGTTATTAGTGCTAATTTATAATCATTTTAAAAATAAGTATTCATCTACTGATATGCTTGGTTTTGAGCTAGGTGCGATCTTCTGGCATTTCGTAGATGTTTTATGGATTTATCTATTTTTCTTTTTCTATTTTATTAGATGATGAAAAATGCGTAATTTTGACAAATATTTTAACAAAAATTAACTAATAGATATTTATGGAAGCAAATATTGCTGTAAATTCTGACAACAAAGAGACCTGGGGCGGAGGTGGTGCAAAACCATTTGGAGCTAGTTATGGTAAAATGATGATGTGGTTTTTTATCCTGTCTGATGCATTGACATTTTCAGGTTTTTTAGCTGCATATGGTTTAACTCGTTTTAAATTTATTGATTCTTGGCCTATTGCTGATGAAGTGTTTACTCACTTTCCGTTTTTACACGGAGTACATTTACCAATGTATTATGTAGCATTAATGACATTTATTCTGATTTTTTCTTCAGTAACAATGGTTTTAGCAGTAGATGCTGGACACCAAATGAACAGGAAAAAGGTTACTTGGTATATGTTTGCTACCGTATTAGGAGGTTTAATTTTCTTAGGTTCTCAAGCGTGGGAATGGAAAAACTTCATTAATGGATCTTATGGAGCTGTAAAAACAACGGATAATAAAATTTTACAGTTTGTAAAGGATGGGCATCAAGTAGCATTAAAAGATTTTGTGGTAGGAGGAAAAAGAGAAGAAGTATATCATACGAGGAAGAATGGATTATGGTTTGAGCAAGGAGCTCCGTTAACTGAATACGCCCTTTCTGAAGTGGTGGAATCATTTAATAAACATCCTGAATTAAGAGTTAGGATTCAGAAAATTAATCCAGAAACAAAACAAAAAATAATACTTTCAAGAGAGGAAAGTATAAAAGCATTAGCAAAAGCTAATGGTGTTGTAGAAGGAGCCAATCTTATAGAAAACGAATATGGTAATTCATTGTTTGGAGATTTCTTTTTCTTTATTACAGGTTTCCACGGATTCCACGTTTTTTCTGGGGTAGTATTAAATATTATAATCTTTTTCAATGTGATTTTAGGAACTTATGAGAGAAGAGGTCATTATGAAATGGTTGAAAAAGTAGGATTGTACTGGCACTTTGTAGATTTAGTATGGGTATTCGTATTTACTTTCTTCTATTTAGTGTAAATTAAAAATATATAAAAAGATGGGAGCACATTCACACGGTTCAAATGCAAAAAGGATATGGATAGTATTTGGTATATTATCTTTAATAACAATAGTAGAAGTTTGGTTGGGTATTGTTAAGCCTAAATCGTTAGTATTTACTGATTTTTTAAGCATGCACTTATTAAATTGGATTTTTATTATTTTAACGCTAGCGAAAGCATATGGTATTGCATGGGCATTTATGCACTTAGAAGGAGAAAAAAAATGGTTTAGAAGATCCATTGTTTGGACAGCTGTTTTCTTAATTAGCTATTTAGTAACGCTATTACTAATTGAAGGAGATTATTTATACGAAACATTATCACCATTGGTGAAATGGTAATAAAATAAAATGATAAAGGTGGTTTTAACCACCTTTTTTTTGCTTATATAAAATAATTTAAAATGAATAAAGCCCAAAAATTTATAATCTTATTTGTACTATTTATAGTACCATTGTTGTTTTATATCTTTCTATCAGCGGGGATTAATAATTTTGCAAAGTTACCAGTAGTAACTGAAAATGTTATTGATATTTCTGAAATTGACAAAGGATATCGTTTTAAAAAGAATATTTCTATAGTATTGTTTTTAGGGAAAGATATTAATAGAATAAAAGGAAGTGTTTTCAATTTAAACCAAAAAATATACAAGCCATTTTATGGATTTAAAGATTTTCAAGTTATAGCAATTGCTCCAAAAGGAAATAATAAAGGTGTAGAAAAGCTTCAAAAGGAAATAGGAGCTTTTACAAATATGGTGAAGTGGCGTTTTGTTTATGGAGAAGAAGAGGAAATAAAAGCACTGTATAAAAGTTTTAATACCAATCAAAACTTAGATGAAGATTTGTATAGTTCGAAAGCTTTTCTTATGGATAAAGAAGGCAAATTAAGAGGTAGAACTGATGATAAAGATACTGCTAACGGTAAGTTGTATGGTTATAATATGCAATCTGTAGGAGAGTTAAATGATAAAATGAAAGATGATGTAAAGGTTGTATTGGCAGAATACCGTTTGGCGTTGAAAAAAAATAATGCAGATAGAGAAATTTAAAAAAGAAACTATTAAGTATTACAAGTAGGTAACTACGGAAACTTTTCTGAATAAAAAAATGAACAAAAAATATTCATACGTTGGAATTTCTTTTATAATTCTACTTTTTGGGATATATGTAGTCCCTAAAGTAGTGGCTAGGTTTAAAAAACCTCAGCTAGCTACTTTTAATAAGGTGCCATCATTTGAGTTTATAAACCAAGATGGAAAAAAAATAACAAATAACAATTTTAAAGGGAAAGTATATGTGGTCGAGTTTTTCTTTTCTACTTGTACAACAATTTGTCCTTTAATGACAACCAAAATGGTTGAACTTCAAGACGAATTTTTTGGAAACCCTAATTTCGGAATAGCTTCTTTTTCAATAACTCCAGAAAGAGATACGCCTTATGTATTAAAAGAATATGCTAAAAGGAACAAGATACTCGCTAAAAATTGGCATCTGTTAACAACAGAGGGAGCTGATGATATTGTATATAATTTGGCAAATAAAGGATTTAAATTGTATGCAGGAAAAGATGATAGAAGTACCGATGGCTTTGAACACTCGGGCTTGTTTGCATTAGTAGATAAAGAAGGCTACATTCGTTCAAGGTATGATGAGTTTGGAAACCCAATAATGTATTATAGGGCTTTAGAAGAGAATGAATTTTCAGATCAAATAAAAGAATTAAAAGAGGATATTAAACTGTTATTAAATGAGTAAAATAGCACAAGAAAAAAAATACAATAGGATTATTACTGCCCTATCTATTGTAATACCATTAGCAGTGGCAGCATTGTTTGGAATAAAATTACCTAATGTGGCACCTTTACATTTTTTGCCACCGATTTATGCAACTATAAACGGTATAACTGCTGTTATTTTAGTTTGGGCAGTAGTATCAATAAAAAAAGGAAATAGATTATTACATGAACGTTTAATAAAATTAGCAATGCTTTGCTCAATACTTTTCTTGTTGATGTATATAGGCTATCATATGACCTCTGATTCAACTAAATTTGGAGGAGAGGGAGTTGTAAAATACATATATTATTTCATTTTGGTAACGCACATTATATTGTCAATAGCAGTGATTCCTTTTGTATTGTTAACTTATGTAAGAGCGCAATTAGGTAAGTTTGAAGCCCATAAGAAAATAGCAAAAATAACATTTCCTCTTTGGTTGTACGTAGCGGTTACAGGTGTTGTTGTTTATGTAATGATTTCACCTTATTACGGATAAGGTATAAAAAAGAATACAATGAAAAAAGCGACAATTATAACAGTAGTATTCTGTTTGATAGGAAAAATTAGTATTGCTCAATGTGCAATGTGTAAAGCTGTTGTCGAAAATGGAGATGAAACAATGGCAGAAGGAGTAAATAATGGAATTACATACTTAATGATATTTCCCTATTTACTAATTGGCGTGCTGTTTTATTTTTTATATAGACATAGAAAAAAGACAAAAAGTTTTAACTAAGGTAAATATTCTGTAACATATTTTAAAAGCGATCGTCATATAGGCGAAACAAAAGAAGCGATACGTTCTTTTTAAGAATACATCGCTTCTTTTATGAAAATAAGTGAAATACTTTACAGGAATTATAAAAATCATACGTGTTGAAAACAAAAGTTGCATTATTTGTAGTGATTTTAATATCATTTACTTCTTTCTCTCAAAAAAAATGGACACTTAAAGACTGTGTAAACCATGCATTAGAGAATAATATTACGATAAAACAAAACAAGTTAAATGTTCAATTAGCGGAAAGAGATGTTGAAATAGCGAAAGGAAACTTTTTACCAAACTTAAATGGTTCTTCAGGAGCAAACTTAGGGTTTGGATCTATAATTCACCCAGTAACAAATAGTAGGGTTTCGCAGAACACTTTTGGAAATTCTTATAGCTTGGGTACGGGAGTAACTATATTTAATGGATTTAGAAATTTAAATACATTAAAAAGTGCTAGGCTTGGTGTTGAAGGGAATAAGTTAGATTTAGCGAAGATAGAGAATGATATTTCTTTGAATGTAGTTAATTTCTATTTAAATGTATTATTTGCAAAAGAAAATTTAAATGTGGCAAGAATTCAAGCTGAGATTAGCCAGAATCAAATAGAAAGAGCTAAAGCAAGATTTGAGGCAGGAGTTATTCCTAAAAGTGATTTACTAAATGTACAGTCAACAGCGGCAACTGATGTGCAAAATGTTGTGAATCAAGAAAACACATTAAATTTAGCACTTTTGAATTTAAGGCAGGCTTTGCAGGTTTCTTCTGATACTTTTGATGTTTTGCCTATTGATGTGGAAGCTCCCTCTGCGGCACTTTTATATGAGAATGCAGGTATTGTGTATAATAATGCGCTGACTAATAGACCTGAAATAGAAAGAGCTAAATTAAATATTGAAGATGCAGATTTGAGGATAAAAATAGCAAAAGGAGCTTATTTACCATCTCTTACAGCATCTGCTAATGCACAAACGAATTTTGCACATAGTTTTGATTTATTGCCAGGCCAGCGAGGGAATAATTATCTATTTAAACAATTGAATGATAATCTAGGTTATGGAGTGGGGATTTCTTTAAATGTACCTTTGTTCAACCGCTTTCAAACTAAAAATAACGTAGCAAAATCAATCATAAATAAAAAAGTGAGTGAGTTTCAGTTAGAAAATCAAAAATTACAGTTGCAACAGCAAATAGAAAAATCATATTTGGACGCAAAAGCAGCTGCAAAAACTTATGAAACTGCACAAGTGTCTCTAGATGCTCAGAAGGAAGCTTTTAAGAACGCTCAAGAAAGTTACAACTATGGCTCTATGACTCAATTTGATTTTGATCAAGTTCGTAACCGTTTGGTAAATGCAGAAGGTGCTATGATTAGAGCTAAATATGATTATGTATTTAAAACGAAGGTGTTGAAGTTTTACTACGGGGAGTCCATTTTAGATTAAATTGGACTTTTTGGAGAGAAAAAGAAATTCGTATGGTAATTTTACCTATACGAATTTCTTTTTTTAAAACTATATTTGCAGCTAAAATTAGAGAATTTGGCAATAATACTGAACATAGAAACAGCTACAAAAAATTGCTCTGTAAGCATCGCTGAAAATGGAGAGATTTTAGCTTTGAAAGAGCTAAATAATGGTAATTATTCACATGCAGAAGTATTGCATTCGTTTATTTTAGAGGTTTTAAGTGAATCAAATGTAACCACAAAAGATATTGATGCGGTGGCAGTTAGTAAAGGTCCTGGATCTTATACAGGGTTGCGTATAGGGGTTTCCGCAGCGAAAGGATTGTGCTTCGCATTTGACAAGCCATTAATAGCAATAGATACATTGGCCTCTTTGAGCCATTCCGTAAGTATCAAGGAAGGGGTTATTGTACCTATGTTGGATGCTCGTAGAATGGAAGTGTACGATGCGGTATTTAATAAAGAGCATGAATTAATACGAGAGATCAAAGCAGAAATTATCGATGCTAGTTCATTTCAAGAGTATTTATTAAAAGGAGAGGTATGTTTTTTAGGAGATGGAGCCGCTAAATGTAAGGAAGTGATAAAACATAAAAATGCTATTTTTATTGAAGGGAAATATCCTTCTTCTAGAGAGATGGCTAAATTAAGTTATTGCAAGTACAAAAAAAACGACATTGAAAATGTCGCTTATTTTGAACCTTTTTATTTAAAAGATTTTATAGCTGTGCCTCAAAAGAAGCGCTAATTACCCTTTTTTTTGAATTTCAACAGAGTGTGGATATGGTATTTCTATGCCAGCCTTATCTAGTGCTATTTTAGCATTTTCTAGTGATTCAAAATATACATCCCAATACTCAGCAGGAGTTGCCCAAGGTCTTACTGCAAAGTTTACAGAGCTGTCAGCTAATTCAGAAACATTAACAGAAGGAGCAGGATCTTTTAATACCTTTGGGTTGGATGTTAAAGCGCTTAAAAGAACTTCTTTGGCTTGTTTAATATCAGTATCGTAAGAAACACCAATAGTTAAATCGACACGTAGTTTTCCTTCAGCGGTGTAATTAATGATGTTCCCATTAGAAAGAGTTCCATTAGGAATAATTGCTAGTTTATTGCCAGGAGTATTTAAATGAGTAGTAAAAATTTGTATTTCTTTTACGACCCCCGTAACTCCTTGAGTTTCTATCAGATCTCCTATTTTGAATGGTTTGAAGATCATGATCAATGCGCCACCTGCAAAATTAGATAAAGATCCTTGTAAAGCTAAACCTATAGCCAAACCAGCAGCTCCGATGATAGCAGCGAAGGAGGTAGTGGCAACTCCTAATTTAGCAATGACAGTAACGAATAATAAAGCTTTTAAAGCCCAACTGGTTAAATCTCCTAAAAACTTTTGGAGAGTGATGTCCACACCTCTCTTTTGCATGATTTTTTGAGAAGCTTTGACAATAAATTTAATAGCAAATAAACCTACTATTAAAATAGCTAGTGCAGTTAGTACTTTGGGAGTGTACTCTACTAATAAGTCTTGAACATTGATCCAATATTTTTCCATGTTTAAAAATTTAAAAAAAATTAATATTTAATTATGTGAGTTAGTAGTAGTTTTTAGTTTAGGGCAACAAAAATACTAAACCTAATTGTGCGAGAATAGATTAGGTAAAGAAAAATTTAAAAAAAAAATAAGGATATCTTTTCGTGAATTTACTCCATCTATAATCTTTAATAGTAGCTATGTAGATTGCAGGGAGTCTAAGTCAGGGTTATTTTATTTCGAAAGTGATTTTAAGATTAACCCTAAATTCGGTGATCTCGTCATTATGAACCACTGCACTTTGTGATTGGACAAACACTGATTTGATGTTTTTTACTGATTTAGAAGTCTCTTTTACAGCTTTTCTTGTAGCGTCTTCCCAGCTTTTATTTGAATTAGCTAAGACTTCTATAACTTTTATTATGGCCATGTTAACTTTTGTAAGATTATTAAAGATTAGTAAAAGTACGAAATAATTTATGACTAGTTATTTTTGTATAATGTTAAATTAATGTTATTTAAATGTTTTTTTATGGTAAATAAATATAGTATATTTGTAAATATACCGTTAATTAAAGTGTTGTACTATGAATAAAATTTTGATATTAGCATGTATGTTGTCTGTTGCGTCAATGCAAGCAGGAGATAAGAAACCGACTTATGAGAAAGTTGGGGGTTTAATAAAAGTAACATATTACTATAGCAATGGGAATGTGAAAGAACAAGGTTTTTTTAAAGACAAGAAGTTAACAGGAACTTGGGAGTGTTTTGATGAGTCAGGAGCTAAAACTGTGATAGCGTATTATGAAGAGGGAAAAAAAGTAGGGAAATGGTTATTGTGGAAAGGCAGCTTATTGAGGGAGATTAATTATGAGAATTACGTTATTGCAAATGTTCAAACATGGAAAGAAGATACTAAGATAGCTATTAAATAACTAAGGTTTTGTAGGAATAGCCAAGAAATTATCAGCTAAAGTTTGAGAGTATCGTAGCAATAAGCGTTTAAATATGGTAATTTCAAAATTATAAAAGTCTTTAGTGTTATTTTCTGCCAAAATCAGCAGGGATTTCCCCCCAAGCTTTTGTTTCCCATTTTAAGATTGGGTTTTTAACATTGTTTTCTTGTAGCCATTTTTCAGCGCGTTTGATCAATTCTAGTATTTTCTTGTTAGAGTTGTCAAACTTTATATTGGTCCTACATTGCTTTTTTCGAACCCATCCCATAGCAATCTTGGAGTCTGAGTAAATAGGAAGCATTTCCATTTTTTTTTGTTTTAAAATAGCAATTCCATGTACTAGGGCTAAGAATTCCCCTATATTATTTGTTCCGTTTTTAAAAGGTCCCATTCTAAAAATCTCTTGTTTGCTCAGTGTTAGAACACCTCTGTATTCCATTGCACCAGGGTTTCCTGAGCATGCGGCATCAACAGAAATACTCTCTAGAATAGGAGAACCGTATTGGGCTTTTTCCTTAGCAGATAGAGTGGGGTTTTTAGTATTTTTACCTCTGTAATCATTATATGTTTTGGTAAAAGCTAATTCCGCTTTTTTTTTATCAGTAAACGATTTATATTGAGCACCTTGATAGCCGTCTATTTGCTTTTTGCAATTGCTCCAAGAAGTGTAAATTCCTTTTTTATGGCCTTGCCAAACAACGTAATACTTCTTTTTTTTAGACATACTTATTAATAACTTGCTCAATAACTTTGGGGAAATGTTCGTATTCTAATTCATGCACCTTATGAGCAATGGTTTCAGGAGTATCTTCCGTTGATAATATTGTTTTTGTCTGGAAAATAATAGCTCCTTCATCATAATTTTCGTTTACATAATGAATAGAAATACCAGTTTCTGTTTCTTTATTTTCTTTTACAGCCTTATGAACATGCATTCCATACATCCCTTTTCCACCGTACTTTGGCAATAAAGCAGGATGTATATTTATAATTTTATTAGGAAAAGCAGCTATAATTTTGCTAGGTATTTTCCAAAGGAAGCCTGCAAGAATGATAAAATCGGCTTCTTGCAGAAGAAACTGTAAAACAGTATCTTCTTTGGCAAAGTCTTCCTTGTCAAACAATGAGATAGGGATTTTAAGGCGTTCGCAGCGCTCAAAAACTTTAGCGTGCTGATTGTTAGAAAGAACGTGTGTAACTGTAACACTTTCACTAGGTGCAAAGTGATGGATGATGTTTTCGGCATTAGATCCAGATCCAGAAGCAAAAATAACAAGGCGTTTCATTCGTGTTTTAGGTTGTGTTGTTACTGCAAAAAAAAGAATAAATATTAAGAACTAAGGTATCTGGATAAAAGAATGAATGATTTTTTTTATTTTAGATGTCACATTTTTGAGGAAAAATTAGAATTAAAAGAGAAGATTTGTATTTTTGCCTCGATTTTAAATTTTAAAAATTAGAAAATTATGTCAGACATTGCATCAAGAGTAAAAGCAATTATCGTAGACAAATTAGGAGTAGACGATAACGAAGTAACAACAGAAGCTAGCTTCACAAATGATTTAGGAGCAGATTCTTTAGATACTGTTGAGTTAATTATGGAATTCGAAAAAGAATTTGATATCCAAATTCCAGACGATCAAGCTGAGAATATCGGTACAGTAGGTCAAGCAATCAGCTATATAGAGGAAGCAAAAAAGTAACAATCATATGCAATTAAAACGAGTCGTAGTAACTGGACTTGGCGCATTAACGCCAATAGGAAATAATATAGAAGAGTATTGGAATGCTTTAATTAACGGAGTTAGTGGAGCGGCACCTATTACATATTTTGATGCTGCCAAGTTCAAGACTCGTTTCGCATGCGAATTGAAAGGATTCGATGCGACCAATTATATGAACAGGAAAGAGGCGCGTAAAATGGATAGGTTTACGCAATATGCAATGGTGGCTTCAGATGAAGCAATTGCAGATTCAAAGTTAAATCTAGATGAAGTAAACAAACTTCGAGTAGGTGTAATTTGGGGAGCGGGTATAGGTGGTTTAGAAACCTTTCAAAATGAAGTGCTAAATTTTGCTTCTGGAGATGGAACTCCTAAATTTAACCCTTTCTTTATTCCTAAAATGATTGCAGATATAGCTCCAGGGAATATTTCTATAAAAAACGGGTTTATGGGACCTAACTATACTACCGTGTCAGCTTGTGCTTCTTCAGCAAATGCAATGATAGATGCATTAAATTACATTCGTTTAGGACATTGTGACGTTATTGTAACAGGAGGTTCTGAAGCAGCAGTTACCATAGCTGGAATGGGTGGTTTTAACGCAATGCATGCTTTGTCAACAAGAAATGAATCTCCAGAAACAGCTTCAAGGCCTTTCGATGCTGAGCGTGATGGGTTTGTTTTAGGAGAAGGAGCAGGGGCTATTGTTCTTGAAGAGTATGAACATGCAAAAGCACGTGGAGCAAAGATTTATGCAGAAGTAGTTGGAGGAGGAATGTCGTCTGATGCACACCACATGACAGCTCCGCACCCTGAAGGGATAGGAGTCATTGCAGTAATGAAAAACTGTTTGGAAAATGCAGGTTTGAAACCTGAAGATGTAGATCATATTAATACACATGGAACATCAACACCACTAGGAGATGTAGCAGAGTTAAAAGCAATATCAGAGGTGTTTGGTAGCCATGCAAAAAATATCAATATTAACTCTACAAAATCAATGACAGGTCATTTGCTAGGAGCGGCTGGAGCTATAGAATCTATTGCAGCTATCTTAGCTATTGAAAATAGTATTATTCCTCCTACAATAAATCACGCTACGCCAGATGAGAATATTAATTCAGCATTGAACTTGACTCTTAATAAAGCAGCAAAAAGAGAAGTGAAAGTAGCTGTAAGTAATACATTTGGATTTGGAGGGCATAATGCTTGTATCGCCTTTAAAAAAATAGATTAAATTTAATAACAGATGAATTTCCTTCGTAGAATAGTAAGACCTCAATCCAAAGAAGATGAGGATCTTTATTACGAGTTAAAGGAGTTGTTAAATTTTAAGCCAATAAAGTTAGCTTATTATAAGAAGGCTTTTACACACCGTTCTTTAAAAGTAGTAGATAAAGATGGCAACCCAGTAAATTATGAGCGTTTAGAGTTTCTAGGGGATGCAATGTTGGGAGCTGTAATTGCTTCTTATTTATATAAGAAAGTGCCAAAAGGAACAGAGGGATATTTGACACAAATGCGTTCAAAAATTGTAAGTAGAGAGCATTTAAATGAGTTAGGAAAGGACTTAGATTTAATTCATTTTGTAAAGAGCAATATTTCTAAAGATCATGTAGGGGAGAATATTCATGGCAATATTTTTGAAGCACTTATAGGAGCAATATATTTAGATAGAGGATATAATTACTGTAAGCAATTTGTTTTTGATAAAGTAATTGTTCCTTATGTAGATATAGAAAAACTAGAAAAGAAAATTACAAGTTATAAAGGGCTTATTATTGAATGGTGTCAAAAGAATAAGAAAAAATATAAGTTTGAATCTTATGAAGATTCAGGAAATCAATCAGTAAAACATTTTAGTGTGAAAATCACGATTGATGGAAATATGATTGCTAAAGGAAGATCAACGTCCAAAAAG from Tenacibaculum maritimum NCIMB 2154 includes the following:
- a CDS encoding dodecin family protein, which produces MAIIKVIEVLANSNKSWEDATRKAVKETSKSVKNIKSVFVQSQSAVVHNDEITEFRVNLKITFEIK
- a CDS encoding toxin-antitoxin system YwqK family antitoxin — encoded protein: MNKILILACMLSVASMQAGDKKPTYEKVGGLIKVTYYYSNGNVKEQGFFKDKKLTGTWECFDESGAKTVIAYYEEGKKVGKWLLWKGSLLREINYENYVIANVQTWKEDTKIAIK
- a CDS encoding ribonuclease H1 domain-containing protein; translated protein: MSKKKKYYVVWQGHKKGIYTSWSNCKKQIDGYQGAQYKSFTDKKKAELAFTKTYNDYRGKNTKNPTLSAKEKAQYGSPILESISVDAACSGNPGAMEYRGVLTLSKQEIFRMGPFKNGTNNIGEFLALVHGIAILKQKKMEMLPIYSDSKIAMGWVRKKQCRTNIKFDNSNKKILELIKRAEKWLQENNVKNPILKWETKAWGEIPADFGRK
- the purN gene encoding phosphoribosylglycinamide formyltransferase, coding for MKRLVIFASGSGSNAENIIHHFAPSESVTVTHVLSNNQHAKVFERCERLKIPISLFDKEDFAKEDTVLQFLLQEADFIILAGFLWKIPSKIIAAFPNKIINIHPALLPKYGGKGMYGMHVHKAVKENKETETGISIHYVNENYDEGAIIFQTKTILSTEDTPETIAHKVHELEYEHFPKVIEQVINKYV
- a CDS encoding acyl carrier protein, producing MSDIASRVKAIIVDKLGVDDNEVTTEASFTNDLGADSLDTVELIMEFEKEFDIQIPDDQAENIGTVGQAISYIEEAKK
- the fabF gene encoding beta-ketoacyl-ACP synthase II gives rise to the protein MQLKRVVVTGLGALTPIGNNIEEYWNALINGVSGAAPITYFDAAKFKTRFACELKGFDATNYMNRKEARKMDRFTQYAMVASDEAIADSKLNLDEVNKLRVGVIWGAGIGGLETFQNEVLNFASGDGTPKFNPFFIPKMIADIAPGNISIKNGFMGPNYTTVSACASSANAMIDALNYIRLGHCDVIVTGGSEAAVTIAGMGGFNAMHALSTRNESPETASRPFDAERDGFVLGEGAGAIVLEEYEHAKARGAKIYAEVVGGGMSSDAHHMTAPHPEGIGVIAVMKNCLENAGLKPEDVDHINTHGTSTPLGDVAELKAISEVFGSHAKNININSTKSMTGHLLGAAGAIESIAAILAIENSIIPPTINHATPDENINSALNLTLNKAAKREVKVAVSNTFGFGGHNACIAFKKID
- the rnc gene encoding ribonuclease III — its product is MNFLRRIVRPQSKEDEDLYYELKELLNFKPIKLAYYKKAFTHRSLKVVDKDGNPVNYERLEFLGDAMLGAVIASYLYKKVPKGTEGYLTQMRSKIVSREHLNELGKDLDLIHFVKSNISKDHVGENIHGNIFEALIGAIYLDRGYNYCKQFVFDKVIVPYVDIEKLEKKITSYKGLIIEWCQKNKKKYKFESYEDSGNQSVKHFSVKITIDGNMIAKGRSTSKKKAEEKAAKRVYYTLQDQIIGS